One window of Sporocytophaga myxococcoides DSM 11118 genomic DNA carries:
- a CDS encoding HAD family hydrolase: MNFSEYKNIIFDLGAVIINIDFQKTFEAFAKLGDTDVLQVLKKFEDQKILHRYETGEVDDNGFRNLIRKEFGNYLLDEQIDDAWNALLLDIPQERIDLILSLKSRYRIFILSNTNAIHIKGVNAILDETTGISNLDKIFEKVYYSHEVLLRKPDIAIYEYVLRDKDLKASETIFLDDNLDNIKASERAGITSLWVNPPLTILDLLKDA, translated from the coding sequence TTGAATTTTTCAGAATATAAAAATATTATTTTTGACCTCGGGGCTGTAATCATCAATATCGATTTTCAAAAGACTTTTGAAGCTTTTGCAAAACTTGGAGATACAGATGTATTACAGGTGCTTAAGAAATTTGAGGATCAGAAAATATTGCACAGATACGAAACGGGAGAGGTGGATGATAACGGCTTCAGAAATCTGATCCGTAAAGAATTTGGAAACTATTTGTTAGATGAACAGATCGACGATGCCTGGAATGCATTGTTGCTCGACATTCCTCAGGAAAGAATAGATTTGATCCTAAGCTTAAAAAGCAGATATAGGATATTTATCCTAAGCAATACGAATGCGATTCATATTAAAGGGGTAAATGCTATATTGGATGAAACTACCGGTATTTCGAACCTGGACAAGATATTTGAAAAGGTGTATTATTCTCACGAGGTTTTATTAAGGAAGCCGGATATCGCTATTTATGAATATGTACTTAGAGACAAAGATTTAAAAGCCTCCGAAACAATCTTCCTGGATGATAATTTAGATAATATAAAAGCATCTGAAAGGGCGGGAATTACAAGTTTATGGGTAAATCCTCCATTGACGATTTTAGATTTATTGAAAGATGCGTAG
- a CDS encoding site-2 protease family protein, with translation MRREKIKTYLIQFILFVTTLTTTTLAGYTFTSSKSESFEAILQGLYFSIPFLGILTIHEFGHYITARLYKVKVTLPYFIPFFTFIGTLGAFIRMKSKLGSKKEIFDIGIAGPLAGFVAALIILFYGFTHLPPREHIFTIHPEYQKYGLEYEKYVYTQKNSDPNVINYKIGDNLLFQFFKKYVASDPSLVPNSYELIHYPFLFAGFWALFFTALNLLPIGQTDGGHILYGLVGEKKQRQITPVIFTLFVFIGGLGIFSNDNIFGSYVPLGSFENFIGFAPFYLFLLYVIFSKVSESKITNFLIATVVFTLHFFLSIMLPSLQGAVGYLVFALLFGRFLGIYHPPAEIEEPLSTSRKMLGWVALIIFIICFSPQPIMIE, from the coding sequence ATGCGTAGAGAAAAAATTAAAACTTACCTGATTCAGTTTATCCTGTTTGTTACAACTTTAACTACTACTACTTTAGCAGGTTATACTTTTACCTCTTCAAAGTCTGAAAGCTTTGAAGCGATCTTGCAGGGTTTGTATTTCTCAATCCCTTTTCTTGGGATTCTTACTATTCATGAGTTTGGCCATTATATCACAGCCAGGTTATATAAAGTAAAAGTAACACTTCCCTATTTCATCCCTTTTTTCACTTTTATAGGAACACTGGGCGCATTCATAAGAATGAAAAGTAAGTTGGGGTCTAAAAAAGAAATCTTTGATATCGGTATTGCCGGACCGTTGGCTGGATTTGTTGCTGCCTTAATTATATTGTTTTATGGCTTTACGCATTTGCCTCCTCGTGAACATATTTTTACCATTCATCCTGAATACCAAAAATATGGTTTGGAATATGAAAAATATGTATACACTCAAAAAAATTCTGACCCCAATGTTATAAATTATAAAATAGGGGATAACCTACTGTTTCAGTTTTTTAAGAAATATGTAGCTTCAGATCCTTCACTAGTTCCTAATTCATATGAATTGATTCATTATCCATTTCTTTTTGCAGGTTTTTGGGCTTTATTCTTTACTGCATTAAACTTGCTTCCAATAGGGCAGACAGATGGTGGGCATATTTTGTATGGACTGGTAGGTGAAAAAAAACAAAGGCAGATCACTCCTGTAATTTTTACTCTGTTTGTCTTTATAGGAGGATTGGGAATTTTTTCGAATGATAATATTTTTGGAAGTTATGTTCCATTAGGTTCCTTTGAAAACTTTATAGGATTTGCTCCTTTCTACCTGTTTTTGCTGTATGTAATATTTTCAAAGGTCAGTGAAAGTAAGATTACAAATTTCTTAATAGCTACTGTTGTTTTTACTCTTCATTTCTTCCTAAGTATAATGCTGCCATCTCTTCAAGGGGCTGTTGGCTATCTTGTATTTGCTTTATTGTTTGGGCGTTTCCTGGGAATATATCATCCGCCGGCTGAGATAGAAGAACCATTAAGCACTTCAAGAAAAATGCTAGGCTGGGTAGCTTTGATTATCTTTATAATCTGCTTTTCTCCCCAGCCTATAATGATTGAATAG
- a CDS encoding T9SS type A sorting domain-containing protein: MLKSFIRSPFFYFLFTFFLFTENTWGQIFIRPLEYDPSRGLNKSLRVAAINDTLSLPFFEDFSQNITTSPDLSRWMSGSGTFISQDYAMNPPSVKVATFDGLNAEGMPYNFSIPTAEGKTDDLTSRPINLKSLTPADSVMLSFYWQNSGFGDPSDNKIDSLRLEFKNSEEKWKTVWSNKPPIADKSNFFQKIIPIKDTSFFHGGFQFRFTSYGRQSGSFDIWNIDYIILDSNRTQSDTLFPDAAPITLPTSLLKSYQSMPVNQFVAGGGSAKASSSNVRVHNLGITRTPTYTSYAIDKTTQNILQTRNLQGALIGPFAQATIAWDLDDINVTERTEPVYINQCFAIHSKDTIENGIDFRVNDSICKSTALSDYYAYDDGTAEFYVGSNSAGSRFALKFGLTKPDTITDIEIYFPRVGISFDKQPLTLNVWRSITIGNNNEEVLTSQDIIIEYTSLNTYKRYHLANPVLLSDSFYVGYRQNFGNTYQLGIGFDKNNDNQSHTFVNLGNEWQNFDKAPGTIMIRPVFGKGFPVGNKPPVQELEANVFPNPSTGLINIFGKISKATLYDLSGRVMAEQFYDNYVFSENLMDISHLNNGLYLLHLTDGNALTVKKVLLNK; the protein is encoded by the coding sequence ATGCTAAAAAGCTTTATAAGATCTCCATTTTTTTATTTTCTTTTTACTTTTTTCCTGTTTACTGAAAATACCTGGGGGCAGATTTTTATCCGCCCCCTCGAATACGATCCTTCAAGAGGATTAAATAAAAGCTTAAGAGTGGCTGCTATTAATGATACGCTCTCTTTACCTTTCTTCGAAGACTTTTCCCAGAATATAACTACTTCTCCCGACCTTTCCAGATGGATGTCGGGTAGCGGCACTTTCATCTCTCAGGATTATGCCATGAATCCTCCTAGTGTAAAAGTAGCAACCTTTGATGGCCTCAATGCAGAAGGAATGCCTTATAACTTTTCTATACCAACTGCAGAGGGAAAAACAGACGACCTGACATCAAGACCTATAAATCTTAAATCATTAACTCCTGCAGACTCTGTCATGCTGAGTTTCTACTGGCAAAACTCTGGTTTCGGAGATCCTTCAGACAATAAAATTGATTCACTGAGACTTGAATTTAAAAATTCAGAAGAGAAATGGAAGACGGTCTGGTCCAATAAACCTCCGATCGCCGACAAATCAAATTTCTTTCAGAAAATTATTCCGATAAAAGATACCTCCTTCTTTCATGGTGGCTTCCAATTCCGCTTTACTTCTTATGGAAGACAAAGCGGATCTTTCGATATCTGGAATATTGATTACATCATCCTTGATTCCAACAGGACTCAAAGCGATACATTATTCCCAGACGCAGCTCCAATCACATTACCAACCTCCTTGCTTAAAAGTTATCAGTCAATGCCGGTAAATCAGTTTGTAGCTGGTGGAGGAAGTGCAAAAGCATCATCAAGCAATGTTCGTGTTCACAACTTAGGTATTACACGAACTCCTACATATACGAGTTATGCCATTGATAAAACAACTCAAAACATTCTTCAGACAAGAAACTTGCAGGGTGCTTTGATCGGCCCCTTTGCTCAGGCTACAATTGCATGGGATCTTGATGATATCAATGTAACAGAAAGAACTGAACCTGTTTACATTAATCAATGCTTTGCAATTCACTCCAAAGATACTATTGAGAATGGAATTGATTTCAGGGTAAATGATAGCATTTGCAAAAGCACTGCATTATCTGATTATTATGCCTATGATGATGGCACTGCCGAATTTTATGTAGGCTCAAACTCTGCCGGATCGAGATTCGCTCTGAAATTCGGGTTAACCAAACCTGATACCATTACGGATATTGAAATATACTTTCCCCGGGTTGGAATCTCATTCGACAAACAGCCTCTAACATTGAATGTATGGAGATCCATTACTATTGGTAACAACAATGAAGAGGTTCTTACGTCACAAGATATTATCATTGAATATACAAGTCTTAATACATACAAAAGATATCATCTGGCAAATCCGGTATTACTATCTGATTCCTTCTATGTTGGATACCGTCAGAACTTCGGCAATACATATCAATTGGGAATTGGCTTTGATAAGAATAATGATAACCAGAGCCATACGTTTGTGAACCTCGGAAATGAGTGGCAGAATTTTGATAAAGCTCCTGGCACTATTATGATAAGACCAGTCTTTGGAAAAGGCTTTCCTGTCGGAAATAAACCTCCTGTGCAAGAGCTTGAAGCTAATGTTTTCCCAAACCCAAGCACAGGGCTGATTAATATTTTTGGTAAAATATCAAAAGCTACTTTATATGACTTGTCAGGCCGAGTAATGGCTGAACAGTTTTATGATAATTATGTCTTCTCAGAAAACCTGATGGACATCAGTCATCTGAACAATGGCTTGTACCTCCTTCACCTTACTGACGGCAATGCGTTGACTGTTAAAAAGGTTCTACTCAACAAATAA
- a CDS encoding PASTA domain-containing protein, which translates to MIFKANSWKHIVIHVIIIATLFFGLLAMFFYFYLPSATKHGESITVPKLTGMTVAELEDFLSSRNLRYQINDSTYVSGSKPHTVLSQHPLEGSKVKDGRKIYISVSSLNPPKVKMPNLVDLSLKSAEMMLKGYDLVLAGTQYVPSPYSNVVIDQIVDGKHIEHGAPVSKGTKVTLMVGNGTGTEEKEIPDLIGMPLDEARVLLSGTGLSISEKSDPESTEPEGTVIRQKPAAGEKLKIGEIVDVWVAGQPTTITR; encoded by the coding sequence ATGATTTTTAAAGCAAACTCCTGGAAGCACATAGTTATTCATGTGATCATTATTGCAACATTATTTTTCGGACTGTTGGCCATGTTCTTTTACTTCTATCTTCCTTCTGCTACCAAGCACGGAGAAAGTATAACTGTGCCTAAACTTACCGGCATGACTGTTGCCGAACTTGAAGATTTTCTTTCTTCCAGAAATCTGAGATATCAGATCAATGACTCTACTTATGTAAGCGGATCTAAACCGCATACAGTACTTTCTCAGCACCCTCTTGAAGGATCAAAAGTGAAAGATGGCAGAAAGATTTATATTTCTGTAAGTTCATTGAATCCTCCAAAAGTTAAGATGCCTAACCTTGTAGACCTTTCTCTGAAAAGTGCTGAAATGATGCTTAAAGGTTATGATCTTGTTCTTGCCGGAACACAATATGTACCAAGCCCATACTCAAATGTGGTAATAGACCAAATAGTTGACGGAAAACATATTGAGCACGGAGCACCAGTATCAAAAGGAACCAAAGTAACATTAATGGTTGGAAATGGCACGGGTACTGAAGAAAAAGAAATACCTGATCTTATTGGAATGCCACTTGATGAGGCAAGAGTTTTACTTTCCGGAACCGGACTTTCCATTTCAGAAAAATCTGATCCTGAGTCGACTGAACCTGAAGGAACTGTAATAAGACAAAAACCTGCAGCAGGAGAAAAATTAAAAATCGGAGAAATCGTTGATGTATGGGTAGCGGGCCAACCGACTACTATAACTCGTTAA